From Temnothorax longispinosus isolate EJ_2023e chromosome 3, Tlon_JGU_v1, whole genome shotgun sequence, one genomic window encodes:
- the LOC139810070 gene encoding uncharacterized protein: MEVDATCEIFQRSEEKYKIKYKHYVGDGDAKTFSAIQNIQPYGPDFQIFKGECVGHVQKRMGSRLRNVKKAEKGLGGRGKLTDILIKELTLHYGNAIRSNDTVESMKNAIWATFYHKCSADDAPQHDHCPAGPDSWCTWQKAKMTGTLAEYKHKPALHSDVQQAIKPVYEALTNDELLERCVGHFTQNANESFHSVVWKIAPKESFSGIEIVEIATYTAVAIFNDGNIHLLDIMSALGLQMGPRAFEMSKEQNSIRLAGADKKELSSTKQINTIYKTSTDSRRGLVDGIGSIAKSLFGTMDANDEKRINEQLQLLGNNQQTLHHAMQNQIKVMNATIGHIEKLEGIMERNRNLLEKRFTDYLNKDEIKEHFEIGIAVITDLIRDVENILEYLACIRKGTMHPKLMPVEDITWQLKAASQQLPPGSYFPFRVHLKDWFTIEKHTTIKAFYKNNQIYTVLLFPLITPPLYDIMSVIEFPVLTRKNILTSVRVDNKIIAVDKERVTYMLLDEDYLAKCTSTNLQYVCTQNTPVYRIDGNTPCEIQMYVQQQHYYKMCKFRHTVTTQTKWISLRRPHDWLYSTVTEQPILIQCNEHEEKQIINNTGKITLEKECKLMTTDMTVQAEETIYQTDIETYLPEVNISLTYDHETITLRNETTDDLTQHRAELTELKTQIQKMNTDLEDDDRNFYVRKQFIYPMTASGIITLAIVSTVIYVLIKKKKNPRSPLTLYDEERSFRPYGFPKPILKRSVSTRF; this comes from the exons ATGGAAGTCGATGCCACGTGCGAAATATTCCAACGATCCGAAGAGAAATACAAAATCAAGTACAAGCACTATGTTGGAGACGGAGATGCGAAAACGTTCTCAGCCATACAAAATATACAACCTTACGGGCCAGACTTTCAGATTTTCAAGGGAGAATGCGTTGGCCACGTGCAGAAACGTATGGGTAGCAGGTTACGTAACGtaaaaaaagcagaaaaaggCCTTGGTGGTCGAGGCAAATTGACAgatattcttataaaagaaTTGACACTACACTACGGCAACGCAATCAGAAGTAACGATACTGTTGAAAGCATGAAGAACGCTATATGGGCAACATTTTATCACAAATGTTCTGCGGATGATGCGCCACAACATGACCACTGCCCCGCTGGACCAGATAGCTGGTGTACAtggcaaaaagctaaaatgaCTGGCACATTGGCAGAGTATAAACATAAGCCAGCACTTCATAGCGATGTACAACAAGCGATAAAACCAGTGTATGAAGCATTGACTAACGACGAATTATTGGAGAGATGCGTGGGCCACTTTACACAAAACGCCAATGAAAGCTTCCATTCGGTCGTGTGGAAAATAGCCCCAAAAGAATCTTTCAGCGGCATCGAAATCGTAGAGATTGCTACATATACTGCAGttgcaatatttaatgatGGCAACATTCATCTACTGGACATAATGAGCGCATTAGGATTGCAAATGGGCCCGCGTGCTTTCGAGATGTCTAAAGAGCAAAACAGTATTCGCTTGGCAGGCGCGGATAAAAAGGAGCTTAGCAGTACAAAACAG ATCAACACAATATACAAAACGTCGACAGACTCAAGGAGGGGATTAGTGGACGGAATAGGTTCAATAGCAAAATCACTGTTCGGAACGATGGATGCAAACGATGAAAAGCGCATCAACGAGCAATTGCAACTGTTGGGAAACAATCAACAAACGTTACACCACGCAATGCAGAATCAGATCAAGGTGATGAATGCCACCATAGGGCATATAGAGAAATTAGAAGGCATAATGGAACGAAATCGTAATCTATTAGAAAAACGATTTACAGATTACCTTAATAAGGacgaaataaaagaacattttgaAATTGGCATAGCGGTAATTACAGATCTAATCCGCGACGTCGAGAACATACTTGAATATTTGGCATGCATAAGAAAGGGAACAATGCATCCGAAATTAATGCCAGTAGAGGATATCACCTGGCAGTTGAAAGCAGCAAGTCAGCAATTGCCACCGGGATCATATTTCCCGTTTAGAGTCCACCTCAAAGACTGGTTTACGATTGAAAAACACACGACAATAAAGGCATTCTACaagaataatcaaatatataccGTCTTACTTTTTCCCCTAATCACACCACCGCTCTACGATATAATGAGCGTTATTGAATTTCCTGTGCTCACGCGCAAGAATATACTCACATCAGTAAGAGtcgacaataaaataatagcagTAGACAAAGAAAGAGTGACCTACATGCTTTTAGATGAAGATTATCTGGCAAAGTGTACGTCTACCAATTTACAGTACGTATGCACACAAAATACACCGGTATATCGTATAGATGGAAACACACCGTGCGAGATACAAATGTATGTTCAACAGCAACATTACTACAAAATGTGCAAATTCAGACACACTGTTACAACACAAACAAAGTGGATTTCATTACGACGACCACACGATTGGCTGTATTCAACAGTAACTGAACAACCAATACTTATACAATGTAATGAACACGAGGAGAAGCAGATAATCAACAACACTGGCAAAATTACGCTGGAAAAGGAGTGTAAGCTAATGACAACCGATATGACAGTACAAGCTGAAGAGACAATATACCAGACAGATATAGAGACATATTTACCCgaagtaaatatttcgctTACATATGACCATGAAACGATCACATTACGGAACGAGACAACGGACGATTTAACTCAGCATCGAGCTGAactgacagaattaaaaacacaaatacaaaaaatgaatacTGACCTAGAGGACGACGACCGAAATTTTTACGTCCGAAAACAATTCATATACCCAATGACAGCGAGCGGTATAATTACATTAGCCATAGTAAGCACTGTAATAtacgtattaataaaaaagaaaaagaacccacGATCACCACTTACATTATACGACGAAGAAAGATCATTTCGACCATACGGATTTCCGAAACCAATTTTAAAACGTAGTGTAAGTACTAGGTTCTAA